The sequence ttagAAGGAAAGTGATTAATGACTAATAAATAACTCGAAGTGGAACGTGTAATGTATCGTTGATTTGGTGACGATAAGATCCAGAGGAGATATATTGGAAGATCAGAAGAAAAGAAGGGGTAGGTGGCTGGTGGGGCCCATAAGAAGTGGGACAGGTGGCACGGATGTAGACTGCCACGTGTCTGTCATAATTTTGTGGGACATGTTCTTGGCTGTCTCTGTTGCGTGACTGCTATGATTATGTCGTCATCTTGTTAATAttagtatttaatatatttaagatttaagATATTTAGCCATTGTTGTGGTCCAACTTTGCTTAGTTAGTACTGACGTGCTTCTCAAGACATGCGCCACACATACGAATCTGGATGCATACTGTTCTTTTtgataaatcataataattcTCATAATTCGTAATCATGCTCTTCCCTAGTTTACTGTtcatgatttttatttcttacttatTTATTTCCTATAATTCATATTTATGAGGACATTCGCGTGGattgtcaatttttttggttaaatattAGTACTATTTATTATTACATTGATTTGAAACTTACGGATTTATTATTTAGGTTGGAGCGGCCATCCAGTGTGCGGGAAACGTTACCATTTTATAATCAAAGCCGATGGGAGCtccattggtgggtaccacaaGCCGTGTATGTGCTGTGGAGACATCTTGCATTTGTCAGAATCCAAGTGAGTAACTTTGTGCTACCCAAGcagcagtttttttttaaatctgttTCATGGTATCCTTTGTCGTCTCTTGGATATTTTTTGCTTTTCAATTGTTGTCTAGAGTAATTGATACCCGAATAAATTTATGTCTCTGCTTTTCTTATTTCTGTCAATGTTTTGCTGGCCATTTACTACTAATTCGCATACTGTTTCTTTGATTGTAGATTCAAATTTGGGAATCAAAGTCTTGAAAATTAGCCGTTCTCTAAATGAAAACATTATAGCTACCGAGTTATTTTTCTAAGTTAATGTGGTTGATTGCTGAAATGGAATCCCCATTTCTTGTTGGCGCTTTGTGTCTTTGATCATCCTTCAGTTAATTTCAATTTAGTACGAGTGAAGTAGTTCTGTTAGTATGAAATTTCACCGTATGCTGAAGGAGAGGGTAGTTTCTTTTCGATTGAGGATcaatgcatgtttggattgCCTTAGTATGAAATTTCACCTTATGCTGAAGGAGATGGTAGTTTCCTTTCGTTTGAGGCAcagtgcatgtttggatttgccttgttattgttgtttgagagAGATTATCACCAAAATGATGTTAAGCAACGCTTATTTTTGGATCAATGCAATGCTGCCGTCCTTGATCTTACATTTTGGGTAATGCTTTCTTTCTATCTTCAGATGCAAGTCATGCAACCATGTGACCACCACTGATGACGTCGAAGACTGGGTGTACCACCAATTAGAAAACACAACTCATCTTTTACATGGAGTAGTCCATGCCAATGGATATGGGCACCTTCTTCGGGTTAATGGAAGAGAAGGGGGCTCTAGATTTCTTTCTGGTATTCATATTATGGATTTCTGGGATCGTCTATGCAAGACTCTTGGAGTCAGGTTAGGATTCTTGATTGTAATTgctaatttctattattttctgaCTTATACAAAAATTGTCCTGGAGCTTATTCTTTCTATCATATCTTATTTTATATGACACTCCTATTACCTAGTTAGCAGTGAGGTGGGGAAGAATGATGCAGAagcatttcttaaaaaattaatgattgttCAAATTAAACTTCATGTCACATAAGAATCTACCCTGTTTTAAAGATGAGAGATGTCTTACAGTACTTAACTTTTGGATGTCTTGAAATAACTTTTGAAATCGGAGAATATTGGTTtggttatatataatttatatggatatggatatggatATAGCTGagttaactcttttttttcttcatttttgttgTGGGCAGAAAAGTTAGTGTGATGGATGTTTCAAAGAAATATGGGATAGAGTATCGCATGCTCCATGCCATTATGAAGGGACATCCGTGGTATGGTGACTGGGGTTATAAATTTGGCTCTGGTAGCTATTGTCTTACTCATGAAGCATACAAGTCTGCTGTTGAAAGCCTATCCAATCTACCCTTGTCCACCTTTTCCCACGGACGGATGCCCAACTCTCGTGTGGAGGACATGATTAAATATTACCAGTCTTTGTCAGAGCACGAGCTTGTAAATATAAGGGACCTCTTTTGTTTCATAATGGGTTTGATTGGTGATGCTCACAAGACTGCATCAAATGTTGATGAGACAACCTGCAAGAAGCGTTGTTTTAATGCTTCTGGACTGTCAATGTCATGGGATAAGAGTGGCATTGAACGTGTGGAGCAAGCCATGATCAGAGTGCTGTGTGCAGTGTCTGAGTCCAAGTGGGTGAGCTGGCGTGCTCTTAGGGGTGCAGCCTCCAAGTTGGGCTCTCCAGAGCTGCTTGATTATTGCCTTGGAGAACTGGGAGGAAAAATGGTCTATGGTGGAATGGTTGTTAATAGCCAATGCAATCCTCAAACTGGAGTTTATGAGTTCAGGTTAGACTtcaatctaataataataactgcTTGTCTTGAAGTATGGATGTTCTTTTCAAAGCATTGATGCTATAAGctatatatttgtattatttgcaAGATTCTCTTCTGCTTTATGTGATGTGATCATGTGAATCGGTTCTGATATTGTGGATTTGTGGTATTTTATTTGCTTTAGACTTGAGGCTGCAACTGGTGCTTGCTATGGAATTTTAGCAAAGAATAATTCTCTGGGCTCGAAGTATCCATCTGAAGAAAACCTCCTACAATGCTTGAGATATTTATACGACTCTTTGCTTCATCCTCAGATGATGGTAAACTATGAAGCAGGGACAAGGACTCTTGCAATGAACTCAGCTCAGAAGCTTTTTGACTGCAAGCAGTTTGTAAAAGATTATAATCCTGAGATGTGGCCATTGTCAGATTCGCAGATGTTTCGCCTCTCATGTCATGTTGAACTTGTAGATGAATTTGAAGATTCAGAAGCTATAACTCCACCAGAATTAGTTGTGCTGCCCCTGAATGCCACGGTGGCTGAGCTTAAGAATCAAGCAGCAAATGCTTTTCAAGATGTATATCTAAGGTTCAGAAGACTTCAAGTTGATGGGCTACATGGTTATAGCGGTGTCGACGATTCCACCCAGGTCAAGCTCTTGTTAGGATCGAGAGATGTAGTTTGTGTCCGAGGAAGATGCATCGGGAAGAATGGGTTGAGCAAGTTCCGAATGGAAAGGGGACTTGAGAGGTGGACTGTAGATTGCAGCTGCGGGGCCAAGGACGATGATGGAGAGAGAATGTTGGCGTGTGATATATGTGGAGTGTGGCGACACACCAGGTGTTCTGACATCCATGATACTGATCCTGTTCCAGCTCGTTTTGTTTGCCTGAAATGCCAAAACTGTGAATCAAAACTCAAATGTAGTGGGCACTGCAAAGATGAGACCGTGACTAACGTTAGTGGTAGTAGTTGCTTCAGAAACGGCTTGCCAGTGCCATCTGATGTTATTTGATTAGTCAGATTAGATGTGTATGAAaagctccttttttttttgctttggcCTGAAAGAACATGTACATAACACAGATAGGCCTTAGAGGTAGTAGGTTCAGGGATGGGGCATGTCTTGTTCATATTTCAGCAGGTTCTACCTTCGGTTGTTTATTGTGTGTATATATAGTACTAACTGAAAGATGTGGACGGGGGTAGTGAGAGTATtcaactttcttttcttctgttcAAAAGGAGCTTCTTGGTAAATTTAGAGCGAATTCTAATGATTATGGGTCTTCTTTTTATGCTAAAAGTGATTATGGTCTTCTGACAACACATttctatttcaataatttttctttattacgGTGTAATTTTGGAAAGTTGGTTAAATAGGTTTTACAAGgcatctcttcattttcttttattgttgatAATCTTTGTATTTTATACCTTGTGATCAAGGACATTAAAACTGAATGGGCTATTGAAATgataaagattttaatttttttaaacataatattaagtaatctgaaataataaataataaaatataataaatatatgttgtttagtatttaaattaaaatgtgaatATCATTTAGGTTAGTGGTTTTTTCTAACATGACACTTATTAGAATGTTAATGTGTTGGTGATATGGTTTTGTGATGTGACAATAACATAAGAACATAAATTTTCTAAATAGTAAAGATGAGATTGTTATTCTTAACTCTAACATCAACACAAATGACTTAACTACTAGATTAATGGATTTCTTTGATAACTTAAATGAAAGTGATAATCTAATGCTTATTTAAATAGCAactcttataaaattattttttattcttattatttattttttttaaatctaatcggtgtaataagtaattaaaatatatgatataaatatagattccaatgacaaaaattgtaaattaaatactcaatatttatatcatattttCAATTGAccttattttaacatatttatgTTCATATTCAATACTATTACTTGTTTAAGTATTAATttgtcaataaaattattaatactaATAATGCATATATTACTCTGCTCGTTCCTATTGTATAAGACATAAACATGTCttttattataagatttttttttctaattattccTTACGATAactattttttgacaaaaatattcttaatcTATGTAGTCCATAAATGACAAgaaatgtaattaatatattatatttcataaaatatatcatgTAACTCTTTAATATAATCTTTATctcactaattaattatttagtaacAACTATTTCCACTTAGGGTATTTcatggaaaaataattaatatttcattgaTTTCATTGATTTTGTAAAACGTCATATAaagtgaaatatatatatatatatatatatatatatatatatatatatatatatatatatatattgctaaaACATCATTTAAAGTGAAACATAGAGAGTAATTACTAAgaattgtttctttctttctctcttacgaggattgaaaaatgatttaaaaaataaaatttcactcctattattctctttttgaacattaattatttaaggataatttttaaaaaatattataattacaaataaatttaatttaataattaaatttctcaACTCTCTTAATATgcataaactaattaataatgtcttataattaaagatgaagggagtataatttttttattatttagttgTAGTAAAAATATGTGCAGTGTTTGGTTCCATTGtagtttatatattataacttcATTAATGCATTAAAGAAACCTATTAATCTAGTCGTTAAGTGTTATCAATGAATTTTAGGAAGAGATTTTAATATCatctttaatattttgataatttattttcatattccaCGTCATCCAATTATATCATTAACACATCAAGATATGTGACATTCCCTGCATCAGCGtcatatcatttatcatttcattGTTAGCACCACATCAATGAAAATCATTAGACTTAGATCTAATTTggttcttatataattttttc comes from Glycine soja cultivar W05 chromosome 20, ASM419377v2, whole genome shotgun sequence and encodes:
- the LOC114403395 gene encoding PHD finger protein At1g33420-like isoform X1; translation: MVVSGGKGLKRAAKKRVTADFYDFLTFPTPALAESENFAGGPFRSNVRAFLTKHALLPPPSALFPHLLTWQIVFRVGELTEGPDAPAVCLDVVEEDVARSRSVYCDQCRVFGWSGHPVCGKRYHFIIKADGSSIGGYHKPCMCCGDILHLSESKCKSCNHVTTTDDVEDWVYHQLENTTHLLHGVVHANGYGHLLRVNGREGGSRFLSGIHIMDFWDRLCKTLGVRKVSVMDVSKKYGIEYRMLHAIMKGHPWYGDWGYKFGSGSYCLTHEAYKSAVESLSNLPLSTFSHGRMPNSRVEDMIKYYQSLSEHELVNIRDLFCFIMGLIGDAHKTASNVDETTCKKRCFNASGLSMSWDKSGIERVEQAMIRVLCAVSESKWVSWRALRGAASKLGSPELLDYCLGELGGKMVYGGMVVNSQCNPQTGVYEFRLEAATGACYGILAKNNSLGSKYPSEENLLQCLRYLYDSLLHPQMMVNYEAGTRTLAMNSAQKLFDCKQFVKDYNPEMWPLSDSQMFRLSCHVELVDEFEDSEAITPPELVVLPLNATVAELKNQAANAFQDVYLRFRRLQVDGLHGYSGVDDSTQVKLLLGSRDVVCVRGRCIGKNGLSKFRMERGLERWTVDCSCGAKDDDGERMLACDICGVWRHTRCSDIHDTDPVPARFVCLKCQNCESKLKCSGHCKDETVTNVSGSSCFRNGLPVPSDVI
- the LOC114403395 gene encoding PHD finger protein At1g33420-like isoform X2, with translation MCCGDILHLSESKCKSCNHVTTTDDVEDWVYHQLENTTHLLHGVVHANGYGHLLRVNGREGGSRFLSGIHIMDFWDRLCKTLGVRKVSVMDVSKKYGIEYRMLHAIMKGHPWYGDWGYKFGSGSYCLTHEAYKSAVESLSNLPLSTFSHGRMPNSRVEDMIKYYQSLSEHELVNIRDLFCFIMGLIGDAHKTASNVDETTCKKRCFNASGLSMSWDKSGIERVEQAMIRVLCAVSESKWVSWRALRGAASKLGSPELLDYCLGELGGKMVYGGMVVNSQCNPQTGVYEFRLEAATGACYGILAKNNSLGSKYPSEENLLQCLRYLYDSLLHPQMMVNYEAGTRTLAMNSAQKLFDCKQFVKDYNPEMWPLSDSQMFRLSCHVELVDEFEDSEAITPPELVVLPLNATVAELKNQAANAFQDVYLRFRRLQVDGLHGYSGVDDSTQVKLLLGSRDVVCVRGRCIGKNGLSKFRMERGLERWTVDCSCGAKDDDGERMLACDICGVWRHTRCSDIHDTDPVPARFVCLKCQNCESKLKCSGHCKDETVTNVSGSSCFRNGLPVPSDVI